The following proteins are encoded in a genomic region of Melopsittacus undulatus isolate bMelUnd1 chromosome 8, bMelUnd1.mat.Z, whole genome shotgun sequence:
- the PMS2 gene encoding mismatch repair endonuclease PMS2 isoform X1: MEAAALCLEPAKAIKPIDSKSVHRICSGQVVLNLGTAVKELVENSLDAGATNIDIKLKDYGAELIEVSDNGCGVEEENFEGLTLKHHTSKIQDFSDLIHVETFGFRGEALSSLCALSDITIFTCHKSAKVGTRLVFDHSGKITQKTHFPRPQGTTVNIQQLFYTLPVRHKEFQRNIKKEYAKMVQLLQAYCIVLKGVRINCTNQVGQGKKSSVVSTTGSPSLRENIGAVFGHKQLQSLIPFVQLPPNEAVCEEYGVNATDMPQNLYSITGFISRCDHGVGRSATDRQFFFINQRPCDPAKVVKLVNEVYHVYNKHQYPFVALNISVDSECIDINVTPDKRQILLQEEKLLLAILKTSLMKMFGSDVNKLNVNQKLLDVAGNVKKTLPEETEKPQVEMLPDSETENLSGEGKIMTLSRLRESFSLSQMTENDFRSPKKVKRQHSSPRQMSLDTSWSTMKTQSVLTRDSKSCHMDLKMSAPSRYLRKYEDNADSGFCSTSESDAGCSTPETGSYVSNKRISNLCDKEFCSSEEQLQNECFRAVGCSEKSLECDVQVLGAGHKLNQSIDWTDQNKLSQEADSSSPRIKRFKSRSFSSVVDNFKAGKCLELKNTANCKPTVDALVEVKKKTVPLEFSMKVLAENVKKVIEQQQKSTETQNYRRFKAKISPGENKVAEDELRKEISKEMFAEMEIIGQFNLGFIIAKLNSDLFIIDQHASDEKYNFEMLQQQTVLQGQKLIAPQNLNLTAVNENILIENLEIFRKNGFDFIINENAPVTQRVQLISLPTSKNWTFGPQDIDELIFMLSDCPGVMCRPSRIRQMFASRACRKSVMIGTALNVQEMRKLVTHMGEIEHPWNCPHGRPTMRHIVNLDLISTE, from the exons ATGGAGGCGGCAGCGCTTTG cCTTGAACCTGCCAAAGCCATCAAGCCCATCGACAGTAAGTCCGTTCATCGGATCTGTTCGGGACAAGTTGTGCTGAATCTTGGCACTGctgtgaaggagctggtggaaaACAGCCTGGATGCTGGAGCTACCAACATTG ATATAAAACTTAAAGATTATGGAGCTGAACTGATAGAAGTTTCAGATAATGGATGTGGAGTGGAAGAGGAAAACTTTGAAGGCTTGA CTCTGAAGCATCATACATCAAAGATACAAGATTTTTCTGATCTAATACATGTTGAAACATTTGGGTTTCGAGGTGAAGCTCTGAGTTCATTGTGTGCATTAAG tGATATTACCATTTTTACCTGTCATAAGTCTGCAAAGGTTGGGACTCGGTTGGTCTTTGATCACAGTGGTAAAATTACTCAGAAAACGCATTTTCCACGACCACAAGGAACAACTGTGAACATACAGCAGTTGTTTTATACTCTGCCCGTGCGGCATAAGGAATttcaaagaaacattaaaaag gaATATGCAAAAATGGTCCAGCTATTGCAGGCATACTGTATTGTTTTAAAAGGAGTGAGGATTAACTGCACTAATCAAGTTggccaagggaaaaaaagttctGTGGTGTCCACTACTGGGAGTCCTAGTTTAAGGGAAAACATTGGAGCAGTATTTGGGCACAAACAG TTGCAAAGCCTCATTCCTTTTGTTCAGCTACCTCCTAATGAAGCTGTTTGTGAAGAATACGGAGTCAACGCTACTGACATGCCACAGAATCTTTATAG TATTACAGGCTTCATCTCTCGCTGTGATCATGGTGTTGGAAGGAGTGCAACGGACAGGCAGTTTTTCTTTATCAACCAACGTCCATGTGATCCAGCAAAG GTTGTCAAACTTGTGAATGAAGTTTATCATGTATACAATAAACACCAGTATCCATTTGTAGCCCTTAACATTTCTGTAGATTCTG AGTGCATTGACATCAATGTAACTCCAGACAAAAGGCAAATTTTACTTCAGGAGGAGAAGCTTTTGTTAGCAATTTTAAAAACCTCTCTGATGAAGATGTTTGGGAGTGACGTTAACAAACTGAATGTCAATCAGAAACTTCTGGATGTTGCAG GCAACGTGAAGAAAACACTTcctgaagagacagaaaagcctCAGGTAGAAATGTTGCCTGactctgaaactgaaaatctaagtggtgaaggaaaaataatgactCTTTCCAGATTAAGGGAGTCATTCTCTCTCAGTCAAATGACAGAGAATGATTTTCGAAGCCCTAAAAAGGTAAAACGGCAGCACAGCTCCCCTAGACAAATGTCACTTGATACCAGTTGGAGTACTATGAAGACTCAGTCTGTCTTGACTAGGGATTCCAAGAGTTGCCATATGGACTTAAAGATGTCAGCTCCAAGCAGATATTTGAGGAAATATGAAGATAATGCAGATTCTGGATTCTGTAGCACTTCTGAGTCAGATGCTGGATGTAGCACACCAGAAACTGGGAGCTATGTCAGTAACAAACGTATAAGTAATCTTTGTGACAAAGAATTCTGTAGCTCAGAAGAACAACttcaaaatgaatgttttagaGCTGTTGGATGTAGTGAGAAATCGTTGGAATGTGATGTTCAGGTCTTGGGTGCTGGACATAAGTTAAATCAAAGTATTGACTGGACTGATCAAAATAAGTTATCTCAAGAAGCTGATAGTTCTTCTCCAAGAATAAAAcgttttaaaagcagaagttttaGCAGTGTAGTGGACAACTTTAAGGCGGGTAAATGTCTTGAACTGAAGAATACTGCGAACTGTAAGCCAACTGTTGATGCTCTGGtggaagttaaaaagaagactGTGCCACTTGAATTCTCTATGAAGGTTTTAGCGGAAAATGTAAAAAAGGTGATAGAGCAACAACAGAAAagtacagaaacacaaaattacagaagatttaaagcaaaaattagTCCTGGAGAAAATAAAGTAGCAGAAGATGAATTGAGAAAAGAGATCAG TAAAGAAATGTTTGCGGAAATGGAAATCATTGGCCAGTTCAATTTAGGGTTTATTATAGCAAAGTTGAATTCTGATCTTTTCATAATTGACCAACATGCTTCTGATGAGAAGTACAACTTTGAGATGTTACAACAACAAACTGTTCTTCAAGGTCAGAAGCTGATAGC GCCTCAAAATCTCAATCTAACGgctgtaaatgaaaatatactGATTGAAAACctggaaatattcagaaaaaatgGGTTTGATTTTATTATAAATGAAAATG CTCCCGTAACTCAAAGAGTTCAACTAATATCGCTGCCAACAAGCAAAAACTGGACTTTTGGTCCACAAGACATAGATGAGTTGATCTTCATGTTAAGTGACTGCCCTGGTGTCATGTGTAGGCCCTCTAGGATCAGGCAGATGTTTGCTTCTCGAGCTTGCAGAAAGTCT GTGATGATTGGAACTGCACTGAATGTgcaggaaatgagaaaactAGTCACCCATATGGGTGAGATTGAGCATCCCTGGAACTGCCCCCATGGACGGCCTACTATGAGACACATAGTCAATTTAGACTTGATTTCAACAGAATAa
- the PMS2 gene encoding mismatch repair endonuclease PMS2 isoform X2 gives MEAAALCLEPAKAIKPIDSKSVHRICSGQVVLNLGTAVKELVENSLDAGATNIDIKLKDYGAELIEVSDNGCGVEEENFEGLTLKHHTSKIQDFSDLIHVETFGFRGEALSSLCALSDITIFTCHKSAKVGTRLVFDHSGKITQKTHFPRPQGTTVNIQQLFYTLPVRHKEFQRNIKKEYAKMVQLLQAYCIVLKGVRINCTNQVGQGKKSSVVSTTGSPSLRENIGAVFGHKQLQSLIPFVQLPPNEAVCEEYGVNATDMPQNLYSITGFISRCDHGVGRSATDRQFFFINQRPCDPAKVVKLVNEVYHVYNKHQYPFVALNISVDSECIDINVTPDKRQILLQEEKLLLAILKTSLMKMFGSDVNKLNVNQKLLDVAGNVKKTLPEETEKPQVEMLPDSETENLSGEGKIMTLSRLRESFSLSQMTENDFRSPKKVKRQHSSPRQMSLDTSWSTMKTQSVLTRDSKSCHMDLKMSAPSRYLRKYEDNADSGFCSTSESDAGCSTPETGSYVSNKRISNLCDKEFCSSEEQLQNECFRAVGCSEKSLECDVQVLGAGHKLNQSIDWTDQNKLSQEADSSSPRIKRFKSRSFSSVVDNFKAGKCLELKNTANCKPTVDALVEVKKKTVPLEFSMKVLAENVKKVIEQQQKSTETQNYRRFKAKISPGENKVAEDELRKEISKEMFAEMEIIGQFNLGFIIAKLNSDLFIIDQHASDEKYNFEMLQQQTVLQGLKISI, from the exons ATGGAGGCGGCAGCGCTTTG cCTTGAACCTGCCAAAGCCATCAAGCCCATCGACAGTAAGTCCGTTCATCGGATCTGTTCGGGACAAGTTGTGCTGAATCTTGGCACTGctgtgaaggagctggtggaaaACAGCCTGGATGCTGGAGCTACCAACATTG ATATAAAACTTAAAGATTATGGAGCTGAACTGATAGAAGTTTCAGATAATGGATGTGGAGTGGAAGAGGAAAACTTTGAAGGCTTGA CTCTGAAGCATCATACATCAAAGATACAAGATTTTTCTGATCTAATACATGTTGAAACATTTGGGTTTCGAGGTGAAGCTCTGAGTTCATTGTGTGCATTAAG tGATATTACCATTTTTACCTGTCATAAGTCTGCAAAGGTTGGGACTCGGTTGGTCTTTGATCACAGTGGTAAAATTACTCAGAAAACGCATTTTCCACGACCACAAGGAACAACTGTGAACATACAGCAGTTGTTTTATACTCTGCCCGTGCGGCATAAGGAATttcaaagaaacattaaaaag gaATATGCAAAAATGGTCCAGCTATTGCAGGCATACTGTATTGTTTTAAAAGGAGTGAGGATTAACTGCACTAATCAAGTTggccaagggaaaaaaagttctGTGGTGTCCACTACTGGGAGTCCTAGTTTAAGGGAAAACATTGGAGCAGTATTTGGGCACAAACAG TTGCAAAGCCTCATTCCTTTTGTTCAGCTACCTCCTAATGAAGCTGTTTGTGAAGAATACGGAGTCAACGCTACTGACATGCCACAGAATCTTTATAG TATTACAGGCTTCATCTCTCGCTGTGATCATGGTGTTGGAAGGAGTGCAACGGACAGGCAGTTTTTCTTTATCAACCAACGTCCATGTGATCCAGCAAAG GTTGTCAAACTTGTGAATGAAGTTTATCATGTATACAATAAACACCAGTATCCATTTGTAGCCCTTAACATTTCTGTAGATTCTG AGTGCATTGACATCAATGTAACTCCAGACAAAAGGCAAATTTTACTTCAGGAGGAGAAGCTTTTGTTAGCAATTTTAAAAACCTCTCTGATGAAGATGTTTGGGAGTGACGTTAACAAACTGAATGTCAATCAGAAACTTCTGGATGTTGCAG GCAACGTGAAGAAAACACTTcctgaagagacagaaaagcctCAGGTAGAAATGTTGCCTGactctgaaactgaaaatctaagtggtgaaggaaaaataatgactCTTTCCAGATTAAGGGAGTCATTCTCTCTCAGTCAAATGACAGAGAATGATTTTCGAAGCCCTAAAAAGGTAAAACGGCAGCACAGCTCCCCTAGACAAATGTCACTTGATACCAGTTGGAGTACTATGAAGACTCAGTCTGTCTTGACTAGGGATTCCAAGAGTTGCCATATGGACTTAAAGATGTCAGCTCCAAGCAGATATTTGAGGAAATATGAAGATAATGCAGATTCTGGATTCTGTAGCACTTCTGAGTCAGATGCTGGATGTAGCACACCAGAAACTGGGAGCTATGTCAGTAACAAACGTATAAGTAATCTTTGTGACAAAGAATTCTGTAGCTCAGAAGAACAACttcaaaatgaatgttttagaGCTGTTGGATGTAGTGAGAAATCGTTGGAATGTGATGTTCAGGTCTTGGGTGCTGGACATAAGTTAAATCAAAGTATTGACTGGACTGATCAAAATAAGTTATCTCAAGAAGCTGATAGTTCTTCTCCAAGAATAAAAcgttttaaaagcagaagttttaGCAGTGTAGTGGACAACTTTAAGGCGGGTAAATGTCTTGAACTGAAGAATACTGCGAACTGTAAGCCAACTGTTGATGCTCTGGtggaagttaaaaagaagactGTGCCACTTGAATTCTCTATGAAGGTTTTAGCGGAAAATGTAAAAAAGGTGATAGAGCAACAACAGAAAagtacagaaacacaaaattacagaagatttaaagcaaaaattagTCCTGGAGAAAATAAAGTAGCAGAAGATGAATTGAGAAAAGAGATCAG TAAAGAAATGTTTGCGGAAATGGAAATCATTGGCCAGTTCAATTTAGGGTTTATTATAGCAAAGTTGAATTCTGATCTTTTCATAATTGACCAACATGCTTCTGATGAGAAGTACAACTTTGAGATGTTACAACAACAAACTGTTCTTCAAG GCCTCAAAATCTCAATCTAA
- the AIMP2 gene encoding aminoacyl tRNA synthase complex-interacting multifunctional protein 2, whose product MPMYKVRPFHGAGGAVLAEQLPTCMYHLPSLHSQHPPAASPPPPQEEVDPSLQALEARQELILKRLYELKSAVDGLSKMTQTPDADIDVTNIIQTNDCSLTASGADLDVMLGKDYGALKDVVINANPSLPPLSLLVLHNLLCERYKILSAVHTHSSVKSVPENLLKCFGEQTKKQPRHEYQLGFTLIWKDVPKPQMKFSIQTMCPIEGEGNIARFLFSLLGQKYNAVTSTLIDSWVDTAIFQLREGSSKEKGAVLRSMNAALGKAAWLVGNELTIADIVAWSVLQQTGSANAAPTNVQKWMKSCENLAPFSSILKLLK is encoded by the exons ATGCCCATGTACAAGGTGAGGCCGTTCCACGGCGCCGGTGGGGCGGTGCTGGCGGAGCAGCTACCTACCTGCATGTACCATCTGCCCAGCTTGCACAGCCAGCACCCGCCCGCCGcctcgccgccgccgccgcag GAAGAGGTTGATCCTTCACTCCAAGCACTTGAAGCCCGCCAGGAGTTGATTCTGAAACGCTTGTATGAACTGAAGAGTGCCGTCGATGGTCTCTCAAAGATGACACAAACCCCAGATGCTGACATTGATGTAACTAACATAATTCAAACAAATGACTGTTCTCTGACAGCCAGTGGAGCAGATTTGGATGTGATGCTTGGAAAG GATTATGGTGCCCTGAAAGATGTTGTAATCAATGCAAATCCATCTCTACCTCCATTGTCACTATTAGTACTGCACAATCTGCTTTGTGAACGGTATAAAATATTATCAGCTGTTCATACACATTCGTCTGTGAAAAGCGTGCCAGAAAACCTCCTGAAATGCTTTGGAGAGCAGACTAAAAAGCAGCCTCGTCACGAGTATCAATTGGGCTTTACTCTTATATGGAAGGATG ttCCAAAACCCCAGATGAAGTTTAGCATTCAAACAATGTGCCCTATTGAAGGAGAAGGGAACATTGCcagatttctcttttccctgttgGGCCAGAAGTACAATGCAGTTACTTCAACTCTGATTGACAGCTGGGTTGATACAGCCATTTTCCAGCTCAGAGAAGGCAGCAGTAAAGAAAAAGGAGCAGTCTTGCGCTCTATGAATGCTGCCCTGGGCAAGGCAGCATGGCTGGTGGGAAATGAACTCACCATAGCAGACATTGTTGCATGGTCTGTGCTTCAGCAAACGGGTAGTGCCAATGCTGCCCCCACCAATGTGCAAAAATGGATGAAGTCATGTGAGAACTTGGCACCTTTCAGCTCTATTCTGAAGCTACTCAAGTAA